A single window of Archangium gephyra DNA harbors:
- the manA gene encoding mannose-6-phosphate isomerase, class I, with amino-acid sequence MDLLDNVIQPYAWGSRTAIAELLGQPSPSAACQAELWMGAHPGAPSRVKRLAGGVSLLEAIRASPERELGEQVTRRFGAELPFLFKVLAAETPLSLQTHPSLTQAREGYARENALGVPVGAPHRNYKDANHKPELICALTPFDALCGFRSADETLALFDGLGVGALEPLLAPLRASPDAKGIARMFEALMTLPREARGPLVDTVVAACAAREGKGVRFAGELKWALRLGELYPGDPGVIGALMLNLVRLRPGEAIYLSAGNLHAYLRGVGVELMANSDNVLRGGCTPKHVDVPELLRVLDFRCGPIGLVPAATTDGVESVYPTPTDEFRLSRFQLRPGVSARPQRRGPEILLCTEGSARLSAVGESLALPRGPRCS; translated from the coding sequence ATGGACCTCCTCGACAACGTCATCCAGCCGTACGCCTGGGGCTCGCGGACCGCTATCGCCGAGCTGCTCGGGCAACCGTCGCCCTCCGCCGCATGCCAGGCCGAGCTGTGGATGGGAGCCCACCCGGGTGCCCCGTCGCGCGTGAAGCGGCTGGCGGGTGGGGTGTCGCTGCTGGAGGCCATCCGGGCCTCGCCGGAGCGGGAGCTCGGTGAGCAGGTGACGCGCCGGTTCGGCGCCGAGCTGCCCTTCCTGTTCAAGGTGCTCGCGGCGGAGACCCCGCTCTCCCTCCAGACCCACCCGAGTCTCACCCAGGCCCGTGAAGGGTACGCCCGGGAGAACGCGCTCGGTGTGCCCGTGGGGGCCCCGCACCGCAACTACAAGGACGCCAACCACAAGCCCGAGCTCATCTGCGCGCTGACGCCGTTCGATGCGCTGTGTGGCTTCCGGAGCGCGGACGAGACGCTCGCCCTCTTCGATGGCCTTGGCGTGGGCGCCCTCGAGCCGCTGCTCGCCCCGCTGCGTGCATCACCCGATGCGAAGGGGATCGCTCGCATGTTCGAGGCCCTGATGACGCTGCCGCGCGAGGCGCGGGGGCCCCTGGTGGACACGGTGGTCGCGGCCTGCGCGGCGCGCGAAGGGAAGGGGGTCCGCTTCGCGGGAGAGCTGAAGTGGGCCCTGCGGCTCGGCGAGCTCTACCCGGGTGATCCCGGCGTCATCGGCGCGCTGATGCTCAACCTCGTGCGGCTGCGGCCGGGCGAGGCCATCTACCTGTCCGCGGGCAACCTCCACGCGTACCTGCGCGGTGTGGGTGTGGAGCTCATGGCCAACTCGGACAACGTGCTGCGCGGCGGGTGCACGCCCAAGCACGTGGACGTCCCGGAGCTGCTCCGCGTGCTGGACTTCCGGTGTGGCCCCATCGGCCTGGTGCCGGCGGCCACCACGGACGGGGTGGAGTCCGTCTACCCCACGCCCACGGACGAGTTCCGCCTCTCGCGCTTCCAGCTCCGTCCCGGGGTGTCCGCCCGGCCGCAGCGGCGCGGGCCGGAGATCCTCCTGTGCACCGAGGGCTCCGCCCGGCTGTCCGCCGTGGGCGAGTCGCTCGCGTTGCCCCGGGGGCCTCGGTGTTCGTGA
- a CDS encoding ribbon-helix-helix domain-containing protein, giving the protein MARKKISTTIYITPEQNDLLKALNQKTKVPVAEYIRQGIDLVLEKYKAQLPGQASFDELS; this is encoded by the coding sequence ATGGCCCGAAAGAAGATCAGCACGACCATCTACATCACGCCGGAGCAGAACGACTTGCTCAAGGCGCTGAACCAGAAGACGAAGGTTCCCGTGGCCGAGTACATCCGGCAGGGGATCGATCTCGTGCTGGAGAAGTACAAGGCGCAGTTGCCGGGGCAGGCCTCCTTCGACGAGCTGAGCTGA
- a CDS encoding UDP-glucuronic acid decarboxylase family protein, whose amino-acid sequence MKGQRVVVLGGAGFVGSHLCERLLDDGAAGVVAVDNYITGAEANVAHLRGRAGFELVKQDITEGLSVDGPVHYVFNMASPASPIDYAKLPLETMRVGSVGTENGLKLAEARGAVFLQASTSEVYGDPHVHPQREDYWGNVNPIGPRACYDEAKRYAEALTMVYARSYGVRTRIVRIFNTYGPRMRLNDGRVVPAFVGQALRGEDFTVFGEGTQTRSFCYVRDLVDGLVRLALSDVIEPVNIGNPREMTMLEFAEAVRAAAGGGGRIVHKPLPKDDPKQRQPDITRARQLLGWEPRVPLEEGLRETIAWFRSVAGRGPTP is encoded by the coding sequence ATGAAGGGCCAGCGGGTGGTGGTGCTGGGGGGCGCGGGCTTCGTGGGCTCGCACCTGTGCGAGCGGTTGCTGGACGACGGCGCCGCGGGCGTGGTGGCGGTGGACAATTACATCACCGGCGCCGAGGCCAACGTGGCGCACCTGCGGGGCCGCGCGGGCTTCGAGCTGGTGAAGCAGGACATCACCGAGGGGCTCTCGGTGGACGGGCCGGTGCACTACGTCTTCAACATGGCCTCGCCGGCCTCGCCCATCGACTACGCGAAGCTGCCGCTGGAGACGATGCGGGTGGGCTCGGTGGGCACGGAGAACGGGCTCAAGCTGGCCGAGGCCAGGGGCGCGGTGTTCCTCCAGGCCTCCACCTCGGAGGTGTACGGGGATCCGCATGTGCACCCGCAGCGCGAGGACTACTGGGGCAACGTGAACCCCATCGGCCCGCGCGCCTGTTACGACGAGGCCAAGCGCTATGCCGAGGCGCTCACCATGGTCTACGCCCGCTCGTACGGCGTGCGGACGCGCATCGTCCGCATCTTCAACACCTACGGGCCGCGCATGCGCCTCAACGACGGGCGCGTGGTCCCCGCCTTCGTGGGCCAGGCCCTGCGCGGCGAGGACTTCACCGTCTTTGGCGAGGGCACCCAGACGCGCTCCTTCTGCTACGTGCGCGACCTGGTGGACGGGCTCGTCCGGCTGGCGCTCTCGGACGTCATCGAGCCCGTCAACATCGGAAATCCCCGCGAGATGACCATGCTCGAGTTCGCCGAGGCGGTGCGGGCCGCGGCGGGTGGGGGAGGGCGCATCGTCCACAAGCCGCTGCCCAAGGACGACCCCAAGCAGCGCCAACCGGACATCACCCGGGCCCGGCAGCTGCTCGGGTGGGAGCCGCGGGTACCCCTGGAAGAGGGTCTGCGGGAGACGATTGCCTGGTTCCGATCGGTTGCCGGACGGGGTCCCACCCCCTAA
- a CDS encoding NAD-dependent epimerase/dehydratase family protein, which yields MKVLVTGGAGFIGSHVCDAFVRAGHEVIALDNLSSGKKENLDPRVRLEVMDIRAPEAAQLIRAERPQVMCHLAAQMDVRRSVEDPRFDAEANILGFLNLLEASRVAGVQKVVFSSTGGAIYGEQDVFPAPESHATRPVSPYGVSKASGELYLGYYKAQYGLNYVALRYANVYGPRQNPHGEAGVVSIFCQRLLGGRECTIYGEGKQTRDFVYVEDVARANLLAVEKDYSGAINIGTGVETDINRLYTLLAQSAGVDKAALHAPGKPGEQMRSCVDNALARRVLGWQPTVELPEGLRRTVSFFREHTSR from the coding sequence TTGAAAGTCCTGGTGACTGGTGGGGCGGGATTCATCGGCTCGCATGTGTGCGACGCCTTCGTGCGCGCGGGGCATGAGGTCATCGCCCTCGACAATCTGTCGAGTGGCAAGAAGGAGAACCTGGACCCCCGGGTACGTCTGGAGGTCATGGACATCCGGGCGCCGGAGGCCGCGCAGCTCATCCGCGCCGAGCGCCCCCAGGTGATGTGCCACCTGGCCGCGCAGATGGACGTGCGCCGCAGCGTGGAGGATCCCCGTTTCGACGCGGAGGCCAACATCCTCGGCTTCCTCAACCTCCTGGAGGCCTCGCGCGTGGCGGGTGTCCAGAAGGTGGTGTTCAGCTCGACCGGCGGGGCCATCTACGGCGAGCAGGACGTCTTCCCCGCGCCCGAGTCCCACGCGACGCGGCCGGTGTCGCCCTATGGCGTCTCCAAGGCCTCGGGTGAGCTGTACCTCGGCTACTACAAGGCCCAATACGGGCTGAACTACGTGGCCCTGCGGTATGCCAATGTGTACGGCCCCCGGCAGAACCCGCACGGCGAGGCCGGCGTGGTGTCCATCTTCTGCCAGCGCCTGCTCGGCGGTCGCGAGTGCACCATCTACGGCGAGGGCAAGCAGACGCGCGACTTCGTCTACGTGGAGGACGTGGCGCGGGCCAACCTGCTGGCGGTGGAGAAGGACTACTCGGGCGCCATCAACATCGGGACGGGCGTGGAGACGGACATCAACCGGCTCTACACCCTGCTGGCCCAGTCGGCGGGGGTGGACAAGGCGGCCCTCCATGCCCCCGGCAAGCCCGGCGAGCAGATGCGCTCCTGCGTGGACAACGCCCTGGCCCGCCGGGTGCTCGGCTGGCAGCCCACCGTGGAGCTCCCCGAGGGGCTCCGCCGCACGGTGTCGTTCTTCCGCGAGCACACCTCCCGCTAG
- the lepA gene encoding translation elongation factor 4 encodes MPADNAHIRNFSIIAHIDHGKSTLADRLLGATGTVTKREAQDQFLDNMELERERGITIKAQSVRMNYTANDGQKYVLNLIDTPGHVDFAYEVSRSLAACEGALLVVDASQGVEAQTLANVYMALDHNLEIIPVINKIDLPSADVDRTRQEIEDVIGIDASVAVPASAKEGIGIKEILEAVVKNVPPPSGDPAAPLRALIFDSWYDNYRGVVTLVRVLEGTLKLKQKIKLWSNNKVFEVQELGVFSPFSRPVQQLIAGEVGVLVANVKELQDAKVGDTVTEELRPTDAPFPGFKEVKPMVFSGIFPVDSEQYEGLRDALGKLKLNDAAFTYEPESSTALGFGFRCGYLGLLHMEIVQERLEREYNLSLITTAPSVVYRITDSQGAVLHVDNPAKLPPVQKIAKFEEPVLTCHIHVPNDYLGAVLKLCQDRRGVQKDMKYLGSSGTRVQVTYEMPLAEVVFDFFDKLKSVTRGYASLDYELAGYVEADLVRLDILINGDPVDALSVIVHKERAYQRGREVCQKLKEVIPKQMYEVAIQGAIGAKIISRETISAIRKNVLAKCYGGDISRKRKLLEKQKEGKKRMKQVGSVEIPQEAFLAVLKTEE; translated from the coding sequence ATGCCGGCCGACAACGCTCACATCCGAAACTTCTCGATCATCGCCCACATCGACCATGGGAAGTCCACCCTGGCCGATCGCCTGCTCGGTGCCACCGGCACGGTGACCAAGCGCGAGGCGCAGGACCAGTTCCTCGACAACATGGAGCTGGAGCGCGAGCGCGGCATCACCATCAAGGCCCAGTCCGTGCGGATGAACTACACCGCCAACGACGGCCAGAAGTACGTGCTCAACCTCATCGACACCCCGGGACACGTGGACTTCGCCTACGAAGTCAGCCGCTCGCTCGCCGCGTGCGAGGGCGCCCTCCTGGTGGTGGACGCATCCCAGGGCGTCGAGGCCCAGACGCTCGCCAACGTCTACATGGCGTTGGATCACAACCTGGAGATCATCCCGGTCATCAACAAGATCGACCTGCCGAGCGCCGACGTGGATCGCACGCGCCAGGAGATCGAGGACGTGATCGGCATCGACGCCTCCGTCGCCGTGCCGGCCTCCGCCAAGGAGGGCATCGGCATCAAGGAGATCCTGGAGGCGGTGGTGAAGAACGTGCCGCCGCCCTCGGGTGATCCGGCCGCGCCGCTCCGGGCCCTCATCTTCGACAGCTGGTACGACAACTACCGCGGCGTCGTGACGCTGGTGCGCGTGCTCGAGGGCACGCTCAAGCTCAAGCAGAAGATCAAGCTGTGGAGCAACAACAAGGTCTTCGAGGTGCAGGAGCTGGGCGTCTTCAGCCCGTTCTCCCGCCCGGTGCAGCAGCTGATCGCCGGCGAGGTGGGCGTGCTGGTGGCCAACGTGAAGGAGCTCCAGGACGCCAAGGTGGGTGACACCGTGACGGAGGAGCTGCGTCCCACGGACGCGCCCTTCCCGGGCTTCAAGGAAGTGAAGCCCATGGTGTTCTCCGGCATCTTCCCGGTGGACTCCGAGCAGTACGAGGGCCTGCGCGACGCGCTCGGCAAGCTCAAGCTCAACGACGCGGCCTTCACCTACGAGCCCGAGTCCTCCACCGCGCTCGGCTTCGGCTTCCGCTGCGGCTACCTGGGCCTCCTGCACATGGAGATCGTCCAGGAGCGCCTGGAGCGCGAGTACAACCTGTCGCTCATCACCACGGCGCCCTCGGTGGTGTACCGGATCACGGACTCGCAGGGCGCGGTGCTGCACGTGGACAACCCGGCCAAGCTGCCGCCGGTGCAGAAGATCGCCAAGTTCGAGGAGCCCGTCCTCACCTGCCACATCCACGTGCCCAACGACTACCTGGGCGCGGTGCTCAAGCTGTGCCAGGACCGGCGCGGCGTGCAGAAGGACATGAAGTACCTGGGCAGCAGCGGCACGCGCGTGCAGGTGACGTACGAGATGCCGCTGGCCGAGGTCGTCTTCGACTTCTTCGACAAGCTCAAGAGCGTCACGCGCGGCTATGCCAGCCTCGACTACGAGCTGGCCGGCTACGTGGAGGCGGACCTGGTGCGCCTGGACATCCTCATCAACGGGGATCCGGTGGACGCGCTCAGCGTCATCGTCCACAAGGAGCGCGCCTACCAGCGCGGCCGCGAGGTGTGCCAGAAGCTCAAGGAAGTCATCCCCAAGCAGATGTACGAGGTGGCCATCCAGGGTGCCATCGGCGCGAAGATCATCTCGCGTGAGACGATCTCCGCCATCCGCAAGAACGTGCTCGCCAAGTGCTACGGCGGCGACATCAGCCGCAAGCGCAAGCTCCTCGAGAAGCAGAAGGAGGGCAAGAAGCGCATGAAGCAGGTGGGCTCGGTGGAGATCCCGCAGGAGGCCTTCCTCGCGGTGCTGAAGACGGAGGAATAG
- the lepB gene encoding signal peptidase I — protein MSTTSATNAAPGLEASMAARRTPEQIKASRALLWRELLTSLWAPLVVLGLALIPYIILIEFVPPSADWAQPLIQGLAGLMLLYFGGLLVLRFALPKQSRLRHLRHEARELIGEIERIHKKVPGKIPAEASTRLAEQAMQVEAASLAGDAERLEKETKALDALATQLLAAWRKQDLGDFVSGFAKALAIAVIIRVFIIEPYRIPSGSMLPTLEIGDQVFINKFIYGVRLPFTNYVPFQIVRPPERGDVIVFNNPVQQELDFIKRVVGIPGDKVELINGEVVINGVPQPRTLVNEEHVVYNRQDNTPWYPERLRLYHENLDGKVHAVLQPGSVARMEHEGPYVVPPGQVFVMGDNRENSLDSRYGLGAGRGVEFVPYGHIKGKAMVVWMALGYGGWFSNFFEGTGLRTDRLFEPVR, from the coding sequence ATGTCCACCACCAGCGCGACCAACGCCGCTCCGGGGCTCGAGGCCAGCATGGCCGCCCGCCGGACGCCGGAGCAGATCAAGGCCAGCCGCGCGCTGCTGTGGCGCGAGTTGCTCACCAGCCTGTGGGCCCCCCTGGTCGTCCTCGGGCTGGCGCTCATCCCCTACATCATCCTCATCGAGTTCGTGCCCCCGTCCGCCGACTGGGCCCAGCCGCTCATCCAGGGGCTGGCGGGGTTGATGCTGCTCTACTTCGGCGGGCTGCTCGTGCTGCGCTTCGCGTTGCCCAAACAGAGCCGCCTGCGCCACCTGCGGCACGAGGCGCGCGAGCTCATCGGGGAGATCGAGCGCATCCACAAGAAGGTGCCGGGGAAGATCCCCGCCGAGGCGTCCACGCGGCTGGCCGAGCAGGCCATGCAGGTGGAGGCCGCCTCCCTGGCCGGGGACGCCGAGCGGCTGGAGAAGGAGACGAAGGCGCTCGACGCGCTGGCCACCCAGCTGCTGGCGGCGTGGCGCAAGCAGGACCTGGGGGACTTCGTCTCGGGCTTCGCCAAGGCGCTGGCCATCGCGGTCATCATCCGCGTCTTCATCATCGAGCCGTACCGCATCCCCTCCGGCTCCATGCTGCCCACGCTGGAGATCGGCGATCAGGTCTTCATCAACAAGTTCATCTATGGGGTGCGGCTGCCCTTCACCAACTACGTGCCCTTCCAGATCGTCCGTCCGCCGGAGCGGGGAGACGTCATCGTCTTCAACAACCCGGTGCAGCAGGAGCTGGACTTCATCAAGCGCGTGGTGGGCATCCCCGGGGACAAGGTGGAGCTCATCAACGGCGAGGTCGTCATCAACGGCGTGCCCCAGCCGCGCACGTTGGTGAACGAGGAGCACGTCGTCTACAACCGGCAGGACAACACGCCCTGGTACCCGGAGCGCCTGCGGCTGTACCACGAGAACCTGGACGGCAAGGTGCACGCCGTGCTGCAGCCGGGGAGCGTGGCCCGCATGGAGCACGAGGGGCCCTACGTCGTTCCCCCCGGCCAGGTCTTCGTCATGGGCGACAACCGGGAGAACAGCCTGGACAGCCGCTACGGCCTGGGCGCCGGCCGGGGCGTGGAGTTCGTCCCGTACGGCCACATCAAGGGCAAGGCCATGGTCGTCTGGATGGCGCTCGGGTACGGGGGCTGGTTCAGCAACTTCTTCGAGGGGACCGGGCTGCGCACCGACCGGCTCTTCGAGCCGGTGCGTTGA
- a CDS encoding aspartate carbamoyltransferase catalytic subunit, which translates to MRHLLGIEGLRRADIEALLGRAEAHLHGGPDASHVLRGRVIANLFFEDSTRTRTSFEMAAHALGAEVLNWTTAGSSVSKGETLLDTVRNIEATGPVALIIRHRSSGAPHLVARHVRCAVVNAGDGTHEHPSQALLDAFTLRRRWGRLDGRTVLIVGDILHSRVARSNLHCLTALGAKVVLCGPPTLLPPGLESFGAELTTNLDAALPRADAVMCLRVQSERQGENFFPSTREFSRMYGLNAARAERLKPEALVLHPGPMNRGVEIAPAVADGPRSVILEQVAHGVAVRRAILEEVCR; encoded by the coding sequence ATGAGACACCTGTTGGGAATCGAGGGCCTGCGGCGCGCGGACATCGAGGCGCTGCTCGGCCGGGCCGAGGCACACCTGCACGGTGGGCCGGATGCCTCGCACGTGCTGCGGGGCAGGGTGATCGCCAACCTCTTCTTCGAGGACTCCACGCGCACCCGCACCTCCTTCGAGATGGCGGCGCACGCGCTGGGCGCCGAGGTGCTCAACTGGACGACGGCGGGCTCCTCCGTCTCCAAGGGCGAGACGCTGCTGGACACGGTGCGCAACATCGAGGCCACGGGCCCGGTGGCGCTCATCATCCGTCACCGCTCCTCGGGAGCCCCGCACCTGGTGGCGCGCCACGTGCGCTGCGCCGTCGTCAACGCCGGGGACGGCACCCACGAGCACCCCTCGCAGGCGCTGCTGGACGCCTTCACCCTGCGCCGCCGCTGGGGCCGCCTGGACGGGCGCACGGTGCTCATCGTGGGGGACATCCTCCACAGCCGCGTGGCCCGCTCCAACCTGCACTGCCTCACCGCGCTGGGCGCGAAGGTGGTGCTGTGCGGCCCACCCACGCTGCTGCCGCCCGGCCTGGAGTCCTTCGGCGCCGAGCTCACCACGAACCTGGACGCCGCGCTGCCCCGCGCCGATGCCGTCATGTGCCTGCGCGTGCAGTCGGAGCGGCAGGGGGAGAACTTCTTCCCCTCGACGCGTGAGTTCTCCCGCATGTACGGGCTCAACGCGGCCCGCGCCGAGCGGCTCAAGCCGGAGGCGCTCGTGCTGCACCCCGGCCCCATGAACCGGGGCGTGGAGATTGCCCCCGCCGTGGCGGATGGGCCCCGCAGTGTGATCCTGGAGCAGGTGGCGCATGGTGTGGCCGTGCGCCGCGCCATCCTCGAGGAGGTGTGCCGGTGA
- a CDS encoding dihydroorotase: MSSTILLSRGRVVDPRNGVDGVRDVLVRDGTIAEVSEAPLKVQDARVVDATGKLVLPGFIDLHVHLREPGEEGKETILTGCMAAVAGGFTAVVAMPNTKPVNDSVLVSEYVKAKAREARLCHVYLAGAITKGLQGEEMAEMGALVGAGCVCITDDGRPVMNAGLMRRALQYAQLFNLPVMVHEEDLTLSGKGVMNEGRASTRLGLTGIPPSAEVAMVARDMVLLEETKGRLHVAHVSCEGSVRLIREAKRRGLNVTAEATPHHFILDDEAVGAYDTHARMNPPLRTRRDIEAVREGLVDGTIDAIATDHAPHGVLEKQVEFDKAWNGVVGLETALGLTLSLVREGVMSLQRAVALLTDGPARAFGLAGGHLAAGAPADITVVEPEAEWTVDSARFFSRSRNTPFHGRRLTGRVAQTWVSGRLVFEDGQIKESR, translated from the coding sequence GTGAGCTCGACGATTCTCCTGAGCCGCGGGCGGGTGGTGGATCCGCGCAACGGCGTGGACGGTGTGCGGGACGTGCTGGTGCGCGACGGCACCATCGCCGAGGTGTCCGAGGCGCCCCTGAAGGTGCAGGACGCGCGGGTGGTGGACGCCACGGGCAAGCTGGTGCTGCCGGGCTTCATCGACCTGCACGTGCACCTGCGCGAGCCGGGCGAGGAGGGCAAGGAGACGATCCTCACCGGCTGCATGGCGGCGGTGGCGGGCGGCTTCACCGCGGTGGTGGCCATGCCCAACACCAAGCCCGTCAACGACAGCGTGCTCGTCAGCGAGTACGTGAAGGCCAAGGCCCGCGAGGCGCGGCTGTGCCACGTGTACCTGGCGGGCGCCATCACCAAGGGCCTCCAGGGCGAGGAGATGGCGGAGATGGGGGCGCTCGTCGGCGCCGGCTGCGTCTGCATCACCGACGACGGCCGCCCGGTGATGAACGCCGGCCTCATGCGCCGCGCCCTCCAGTACGCCCAGCTCTTCAACCTCCCCGTCATGGTGCACGAGGAGGATCTGACGCTCTCGGGCAAGGGTGTGATGAACGAGGGCCGCGCCTCCACGCGCCTGGGCCTCACCGGCATCCCGCCCTCGGCCGAGGTGGCCATGGTGGCGCGCGACATGGTGCTCCTGGAGGAGACGAAGGGGCGGCTGCACGTCGCCCACGTCTCCTGTGAGGGCAGCGTGCGCCTCATCCGCGAGGCCAAGCGCCGCGGCCTCAACGTCACCGCCGAGGCCACCCCGCACCACTTCATCCTGGATGACGAGGCCGTGGGCGCCTACGACACCCACGCCCGCATGAATCCGCCCCTGCGCACCCGCCGCGACATCGAGGCCGTGCGCGAGGGGCTCGTCGACGGCACCATCGACGCCATCGCCACGGACCACGCGCCCCACGGCGTGTTGGAGAAGCAGGTGGAGTTCGACAAGGCGTGGAACGGCGTGGTGGGGCTGGAGACGGCCCTGGGCCTGACGCTCTCCCTGGTGCGCGAGGGCGTGATGAGCCTGCAGCGGGCGGTGGCCCTGCTGACGGATGGGCCCGCGAGGGCATTCGGGCTGGCGGGCGGTCATCTGGCCGCCGGTGCTCCAGCGGACATCACGGTAGTGGAGCCGGAGGCGGAGTGGACGGTGGATTCGGCGCGGTTCTTCTCCCGCAGCCGGAACACCCCCTTCCATGGCCGGCGTTTGACGGGCCGGGTCGCCCAGACGTGGGTGTCCGGGCGGCTCGTCTTCGAGGACGGTCAGATCAAGGAGTCCAGGTGA
- the carA gene encoding glutamine-hydrolyzing carbamoyl-phosphate synthase small subunit — MKRAVLALADGTTFEGRALGASGETVGEVVFNTSMTGYQEILTDPSYVGQIVTMAYPEMGNVGANPGDQESAKPHAVGMVVRNATEQASNWRAQETLDVYLKRHGIVGIEGIDTRRLVRHVRTHGAQMGVISTEDHSPAALVERARKARGMEGLDLATGVSTQESYLFTTPSPNLLGEVPRPAPEPRFDVVAYDYGLKRSMLHFLVDVGCRVKVVPAGTSAEAVLAEKPHGIFLANGPGDPAAVKGADKVVAGLLGKVPVFGICLGHQILALALGGRTYKMKFGHRGANQPVKDLTTGKVEITSQNHGFAVDDASVKGKAVVSHINLNDGTVEGLSIPDARAFSVQYHPEASPGPHDARYLFSRFAKLMAGE; from the coding sequence ATGAAGCGGGCAGTGCTGGCATTGGCGGATGGCACCACCTTCGAGGGGCGCGCGCTCGGCGCCTCCGGCGAGACGGTCGGTGAAGTGGTGTTCAACACGTCGATGACCGGCTACCAGGAGATCCTCACGGATCCCTCGTACGTCGGGCAGATCGTCACCATGGCGTACCCCGAGATGGGCAACGTGGGCGCCAACCCCGGGGACCAGGAGTCCGCGAAGCCGCACGCCGTGGGCATGGTGGTGCGCAACGCCACGGAGCAGGCCTCCAACTGGCGCGCCCAGGAGACGCTCGACGTCTACCTGAAGCGCCATGGCATCGTCGGTATCGAGGGCATCGACACCCGGCGCCTGGTGCGGCACGTGCGCACGCACGGCGCGCAGATGGGCGTCATCTCCACCGAGGACCACTCACCGGCCGCGCTCGTGGAGCGGGCCCGCAAGGCTCGCGGCATGGAGGGGTTGGATCTGGCCACCGGCGTGTCCACCCAGGAGTCCTACCTCTTCACCACCCCCAGCCCGAACCTGCTCGGCGAGGTTCCGCGTCCCGCCCCGGAGCCGCGCTTCGACGTGGTGGCCTATGACTACGGCCTCAAGCGCTCCATGCTCCACTTCCTGGTGGACGTGGGCTGCCGCGTGAAGGTGGTGCCCGCCGGCACCTCCGCCGAGGCCGTGCTCGCCGAGAAGCCCCACGGCATCTTCCTCGCCAACGGCCCGGGAGATCCCGCCGCCGTGAAGGGCGCCGACAAGGTCGTGGCCGGCCTGCTCGGCAAGGTGCCCGTGTTCGGCATCTGCTTGGGACACCAGATTCTCGCGCTCGCCCTGGGCGGGCGGACGTACAAGATGAAGTTCGGCCACCGGGGCGCCAACCAGCCGGTCAAGGACCTGACCACCGGCAAGGTGGAGATCACCTCGCAGAACCACGGTTTCGCGGTGGATGATGCGAGCGTGAAGGGCAAGGCGGTGGTGAGCCACATCAACCTCAACGACGGTACGGTCGAGGGTCTGAGCATCCCCGACGCCCGCGCCTTCAGCGTGCAGTACCACCCGGAAGCTTCGCCTGGGCCCCATGACGCCCGGTACCTCTTCTCGCGTTTCGCGAAGCTCATGGCCGGAGAGTAG